aaaaacatcttgCTACAAACTTAGTCCAAATGGACACACAAAAAGATTGTTCAATTACTTATTAACCAAcagctttttaaagaaattttactTGACAACTACAGTTTGAAATGTAATAAGGCACTTAAGGCTCTGCAAACTAAGTTTCAACATTTCTGTGCCTCATAGCAACAGTCTCAAGGGTGTTTCTGCAACTAGCCAAGACAGTACAAGCTGTTCCCAACCCTCGGGCAATCTGAACTGTCAAAACAACTCATCTTTTGAGATTGTTTCTGTCTATGGAGGATTTATTCATCCAACCTTTTCAAAATATAAGTGATCTTAGGCATTATACGAGTAAGTACATTAGTATTAGTCATGACTTGTGTTGAATAAACCCTGTCAtctgcccttttacaaagtctttatttcacatatttgacattgttgcagcacctctcttcccagtcagTAACGCTTTATCTGACTGATTGgttggatcagtgtgttgtgattgcaAGACCACTTCAaacgtgtttgggaaatgtcacgccccttaccataaccacgagTTTCAACACACCATTAATCCAACTCAACCAGGTCTTTTCCCGTTTATATTGAGTATGCCTTAgacgggaattatttaaatgaggaatattgtgacacagaaaaaactcaagactacaatggagtgAGTTCTGTGAGTTCAGAAACTGCGCACTGAtgtagagaataactccctttggagtgactttgtaactttgcagacctttttcaggCTCAATCAGCGACATTACACATGAAAGAAagctaaaaatgttaaaaagcataataggtccttaTTAAGACATGCAGACTAATCATTGTCTCTATTCTCTGTGCCAGAGTTCTTGCGTCGTCTTTTGGAGGGCGGCACTAGATGTGCGGGTAGCTCACGAGGGAGCCCGAAGCCCTCCAACTTCACCTCAATGAGATGGCCGGCCAAAGCAAACTCTTCGTCGTCTAACATGCCATCACAGTCCACATCTGCGAGCTTCCAGATTCGTCCCAGAACTGAGCTGGGCAGACGAGTGCTCATCATCCAGTTCTTCACTTTAGTCCCACTCAGCTTTCCTCATGAGGCGAGAGGTTGTAAAAGATCTCATCAAACTTTGGTTTGTCTTTCGATACCACCCATCCTTCTTCTGAGACATGATCGCTTTCTCCATTGGATCCAGAGTGATGAAATGGGTTCCCCACAATAAAAGGGCCACTGTGAGACCCTAGAAAAAGTCCTCCCTGCACCAAAAGTTGGTCATCTGCtgcctcttcttcttcttggcgTAGAAGAGGCATCAGCCTGGCAATGTCAGTGTGTAGGAGCTCATCCAACCCAGCTAAGAGCTTAGGCTTGAGGCTTTTAAACTTGAAGTCGTGACTCATGAGTCGCTCCTGTGTGATGTGAGAGTGAAACTGCTTATCAGACAGATATCATATACTGTATTGTAACTTATTTTTAACTCTCATGCTTATAGAAGCGGCAGAAAATAAATTTCATAATGGGCATGcttgattataaagtatttgAACAGAGAAACACCTGCATCTTGGTGCAATCTGGAAAGTCTCCAGGTGAAATCTGATGCCTCTGTTGAGTTCTTGAGTAGATGATGGGAAGGTCATATATTAGatctctcttctttttttctctgcagaaaacaaaagGCATCTCTTCTTTTAGAGAGCTAATGATATAAGCATGGGCCTGTGGGTGAAGAAAAGAAATAAGAAGCCACATTAATGTTTTAGTATGACTACATCAACTGACCGCAACAAAACAAGCAGGTAGATGTATTTTAATCTCAGcaactaaggccctgtttacacctagtATTAAGAAGCATTTTTGTCAATccaatcacaagtggacgacactaaatacaagtgtaaacggggtgtaaaacgttttgagcttatccactttcaaccacttccagaggtagtcgaaaacgcatttgactggattgctttcgtagtgaaGACGCTTATGTGGTCAACgcattcgaacagccacaaaagaccacctatTCTCCACCTACTGaaggtgaacgtgatttcaccaagtgcaacatgtcCCTGGATCatcatctttgttgatcctgcaACAATATTCCAATCAGATTtcagggacaagtttacagtttatatcAAGTTTAGAACCAAGGTTAGGTGCTTCTATAGCAGTATTCATCTATCATTCCCCTCtcattttagggataacttatgggttaGGTTAGGAGTAGGAATAGgacaaaattttcagacaggaatgttgttccaggatcaacaaaatatgttgacccagaaACATGTCTTACATGGCAAAATCATGGTgaccgcctactgacctaatgcgtaaacattatgggaagcacgccagatgggatttaaactttgtctgctgaagacccaagtttggtttgaagatgaaaaatgtaccaagcacaatgttctctcaccattcctgatttctaacacacactcactgcgtTCGGCGTGGTCTtgtggctatcagagcagaaatgaagcTGCTCTTTTTCTGTCATCTCCTTTCGAAAGCCCATACATTTCCCCACCCACAGACCATCctcttgaagaaatcaggacagaagtggttgaaagtggacaaaagagtcGGATTAAaaaaccaggtgtaaacgggaatgtctCCTTTATcaacttgtgatccgatcgaccaaaatgcatcttaataccaggtgtaaacagggccataaTTAGTCAAAAATTGTGTTTCCGTGTGTCCTCATCTTCAAGACCATTGCTCCCGCATTCAAGCAAAAGCAGCTGCGTAGTAGTCACATATTATGTAGTGGAGATGCTGCATTATTATTACATGGATAGTTTATCCAAAATTGAAATTCTGttatcaattactcaccctcatatagTTCCAAATCCATAAAACTTTCAGTTATCTTTGAATCAaaaattttaatgaaacctgaaagatttctgtccctccattgaaaaaGCATTTCGCcaaaactttgatgcttcaagaATTACATAAATCCATTGTAAAAGCAAACCATTAATTGAGCAGTTTAAtccagattttctgaagagacacaatcacttaaTATGATAAtgatcatttaattttttactcacatatactgtatacattgatcaacacacatcaaatttgaggtttcattaaaaatcttaatttgtgtttcgaagatgaacaaaagtcttgtgggtttggaacgacatgagggtgagtatgacagaacttttatttttgggtgaaccaaccctttaagaTGAAGCATATATTTATAAGAGCAATACATTGATTTGTACTGGTGCAAGTACAGCGAACTTATACTTTTGTGAATATAACTGATATAACTTATAGTACACAGTATAGTTATaataagatgatatttaatGGCGCCATACATTTTTCCCCCAGTGTTGCTGTATTTCcaaatgaaacaggaagtttggATGCTACGAAAGGTCTGTCCTATTAAGAAAGGGTTTACATCACAGCGTGATTTGCTACTTCCTATTACTAGTCAAAATAGGTTGACATCATGTAACACAAGtatttttgattacattttCTAGAAGAGaaagatttttaaatacataGGCCTGTGTATCTGCTCAATGACAATTTTGCCAACTTTTCTCAATACGCTAACATAGATGACCTCAAAGCTAATAGACGTGGATTAAAAGTTACtgaaatttgttattttatggAACCAAATCAGTCATGGAAAGCACAAAGGTCCTCACCCTCACAAGCCGTGCTCGTTTCACCAGATCATTGAGCTTCCTCAAAGCAGAATTTCGTGGCAGGTTCTGAATATCTGCAAAAAGGTCTGCCTCCTCTTGCTCAAACAATTTCCGATTGTCTGTTATACGCATTGGAGAGGACCAGAAGGAGCCGATGTAGACTCTCAGAACCTCTGGAGTGCAGAACACCTTCCCGAGTGACCACATGAGGGCGCCGTAGACTCGCATCAGCTCCTGGGAGTCCACCATATCGGCCTTGTTGAGCACCACTCTGAGCTTGTCCTCATTGCCTCGCAATGCCATTATAGTGCATGAGAACTCATCAGAGATCTCTAGTTTGTGTGCATCACACAAGAGGATGATGCGGTCAACATGCTCTGCAAACCAGCGGATAACTGCCGGAAAGTCATACCCTGAATAAATAAAGAGATGTTGAGTTAATGCACAGGTGCTGGATCAGATATATCTTAAACTATGAGCAAATTTCATTCAGATGTGAGAGTCTCTATGTCCTACTCTGGCCCTCAATGTCCAAACCTACTGTAATCAAACATACCTGAACaaactaatcaaggtcttcaggttTTACTAGAAAGCTAGATGCAGAtgagtttgatcagggttagagttaactctgcaggaaagtggatctcgaGGGACAGAGTTGCCAGCCCCGCCCTACTCACTCTGAAAGTCAGAGCCCATGAAGTGGGGACTTTGGAGAGGGCAGGGCACTTGCATGCATTATGTAATTGTTTGGAACGCACTTGGCAAAGGAAGCAATGAAAAACAATGTAATTTCCTCATTATCTTAACCTGGAATGTTATCATGACAACACAGCATGGCGTCCATCCACCACATTAGCTGTTtgaatgctgccttcacgtgaattattataaatacgagtttcctagttaaaaattggACATGAACGCCCTCTCAAGTCGTATTTACCACTGGGAAGCTCCGGGATAATTTTCATATCCAAGTTCCCAAGTTATATGTGCcaaaaactttaaacatggtGGAGGGGGAAAATATTGCAGCTGACTATTCTTCATTAGTTTTTTCACAACAGCTACATCGTCTTGTCTTGTCTTTAAAGtaaagcatatttacatatgtgaataatcatttgaatcaTATTGTACAGCGGAAATAGCCTGTATTTGACCGAAATTCCAGCAAGCTTCTTATTGTTGCTGACACCTTGCTGGCacaaattagcatgttgttagtattatttagcatgttgttaacatgaattagcatgttgctagcaagaactagcatgttgctagcaagaactagcatgttgctaacatggcttagcatgttttaccatgtagctaacatgaattaacatgttgctaacacgatttaacatgttattaacatgttttagcatgttgctatcatgaattaacacattgctagcatgagcTAGTTGCTAGGATTTGCTAGTGATAGATACATAAGCTGCGTTCCAATCGACAGGGTCCCTTCGCAGTGTTCACTGCTCCCTACTCCCTGAACATGCAGGCTATATCAGTTGAAGTGGACTTCGCTGAAAATAATCGCTCATTTGGAACGCACTGCAAACGTCATCAAAGAAAGTCAATGACAGGGTTGCACAGATGTATAGTAGGCTAATTTACTTtcgaatttaaaatatataaaatacatatacaaaacacttattatgtatttaatgtaatataatcaaaACTTATATGTTTATTACATAATTGTATGACTATTGTGGCTATTAGGCTAATTGACTATTAACAGATTTGAAGCTGTACTAACTGTAATgctatatgaaaataaatttctgATTTGGTTAACtatgtgtaaatgtgttctTAATCAATGGTCTgggtctcatctcatctcatctccaCGTGCAGCTGAATAGTAAAAACTCCTGaggtaaataaagtaaaataaaaaaaaaaaacacttttactttGTCATGCCTATTCAAACAATAGATTGTGCAAATATAACATTCATCTCCATAACCATTCATAAATTCTCTAGTTTTGAATACTCAAAACGCATACGTAAATTCCTCCATCGCAGAGCCATTTAAAAACTCTTTTAACGGCTCTGCTTCATTCATTGCTAGTTCTGACTGGTGGCGTGGTGAGCAATGACAATGACTTTTGCTCTCCACTTCCTGTGAAGTGATGTATCGATGTTCCCTCGTTCGCAGTGCCCTTCGTACTGAACAGGTTCGTTCCCTTCGGATTGGAATCTCAATTAATATGGCGAAATACCCTGTGAAGTCCACTTCGCAGTCCACTTATGGTCGAATGGAACGCACCTATAGTAGATAAAGCCTGAATAGCCTACTCTATTAGAGCTCAATGAACGCCTATGGGACTTTATGTAGTTTTGATCGTCTGCTTAATTAAAATCATAAGTCAGATCAGTTTGAAAAGATATAGCACCCGAGTCAGGTCTGACCCAAGTTTGGTGTTTGTAGCTCTAGGAGGAGATACTGTTTAAATATTGGctcagaagaataataataatcttaaataGTAGATTTAAGCCAACTTAATTATGGTTTTAATTAGATTTTCTCAGTAAATAGGCAATAATAAATctggtgtcctccatgattcctgttGATTCCTCCATGATTTCagacaacaaagcacttgaatgcaACGAGCTCGTAAATTACGAAATTTCCGATaacacatgaaggcagcattacaACAGGAATTTCTTATAATTGCTGTTAATATAACTCttgcaaataaatatacatttcaaaattatttttttttaaatgctttatttatgtgtgtgtttcctcTCTTCTTTCAACTTATAAAACTTGCTGTCTCTTATTTAGACCTTGCAAATAGTCTTTTTTACCTATACCTATCACCCTCAGTCACATGAGGATAAAATGACTTACCATTGCATGTACCCTTCATTAACAAACTTGTAGAAGGGCCCTTTGTGAAGGGATTCAGGTGTTCCCTTCAAAAATGCCCTAAACTCTAAAAAATGCCAACCCATGTTTggtttaaatatggacaaacccaaccgttgggtttaaaaatttatttaaaaatttaaaccaatggttaggtttgtccatatttgacccacccttgggttgaaacaacccagcattttttagaccGAATAATTCGCCCTATATTCTCacataatgtgcaataaagagCTTTGCACTCTTCTGAGGGCGACATCAGTGAGAAGAAATTCAACTCCACCTCTTTACTTGCATATGGAGTATATTATGATTTGCATGCAAGTCATTTTATTCCTTCATTGGTGGCTTACAGCACTGTTTATGACACTTCGTACCTCTACTCATTTTGCGTTTGGCCACAGACAGGATCCCTGGGGTGTCAATGATGCTGATACTCTCTAGGACTCGGTTGGGTAGATGTACACACTGGAATCTGAGAAACAGCAGATGAACCTTACTTTATTCCATCTGTGCTAA
This Ctenopharyngodon idella isolate HZGC_01 chromosome 5, HZGC01, whole genome shotgun sequence DNA region includes the following protein-coding sequences:
- the ehd2a gene encoding LOW QUALITY PROTEIN: EH domain-containing protein 2 (The sequence of the model RefSeq protein was modified relative to this genomic sequence to represent the inferred CDS: inserted 1 base in 1 codon) — its product is MAGKEMKNRGGKSLKEVHTVNEALKTLYRQKLLPLEKYYDFSDFHSSSLDDADFDNKPMILVLGQCSTGKTTFIRYLLEQEYPGSRIGPEPTTDSFTAIMHGEIEGIIHGNALTADPIKPFRKLSPFGTTFLNRFQCVHLPNRVLESISIIDTPGILSVAKRKMSRGYDFPAVIRWFAEHVDRIILLCDAHKLEISDEFSCTIMALRGNEDKLRVVLNKADMVDSQELMRVYGALMWSLGKVFCTPEVLRVYIGSFWSSPMRITDNRKLFEQEEADLFADIQNLPRNSALRKLNDLVKRARLVRAHAYIISSLKEEMPFVFCREKKKRDLIYDLPIIYSRTQQRHQISPGDFPDCTKMQERLMSHDFKFKSLKPKLLAGLDELLHTDIARLMPLLRQEEEEAADDQLLVQGGLFLGSHSGPFIVGNPFHHSGSNGESDHVSEEGWVVSKDKPKFDEIFYNLSPHXGKLSGTKVKNWMMSTRLPSSVLGRIWKLADVDCDGMLDDEEFALAGHLIEVKLEGFGLPRELPAHLVPPSKRRRKNSGTENRDND